The genomic DNA tcctcctcctcctcctccctccctgtctctgaACTCTGTAAAGTCGCTGCTCTCAGAGGCGGTCTCCCACTCTTCATTGGCCTGGTCGGAGTTCTGATTGGTGAAGTCGGGGGACTTTGCTCCGTGGCTGTGGTGGTGCTGGGGGTGTGTCGTCACGGCGTTTCCCTGGTTGtagtggtgatggtggtgactGTTGGAATTACCAATATGCCCTCCACCACTGTTACTGTTGGTGTTTTGAGGGGCATTGTGGTTAGCATGGTGGGAATTGCCCGTCGTTGGAGCAGGGAGGGGGGCTCCATTACTGTCCTGAACTGAATTcagggcaggagaggagggcCTTCCACCGCCGATGACCCCCACGCCGTTGATCCGTGCAGCATTTTCTCGCTCCTTCAGTCTCCGGAAGCGGGGCGGTTTGTCCTGCTGGTGCTGGGAACGCCCGTGACGACGACGTCTAGGGGGTCGCTCGAACCCACCGGGAGGGAAGCCACGGTTGGCAGGAAGAGGGAGCGTATTAGGCCCTCCAGAGTTTGAAGTTGGGTTGGTTGAAGCTTGTTGAGTCACCACCCCTCCGTTTTCAGTGGAACCCACAGTGGCAGGAGTTGTAGCAGGTAAAGACGGCTGAGGGGGATTGGTCCCCTGACTTTGAACTTGACTTGTATCTGCTATCTTGTCCTTCTTCTCTCCACTATTTCCTCCCCGGCCCAGGTCTTTGGGCCCATGGGTTTGTGGCGGGCCTTGCTGTTTCCGTGATGAGGTCGATGACTTGTTGGATCCACCGTGAGAGCCTGAGCTGGGTCCAACTCGGTGTCCCCCAGGTGGTCCTCCAACGTTGCCACCGCTCCTGTAGATGTTTCCTCCCCcacttcctccacttcctccaccgCCCCTGCCCCTCCGAGAGGGCACACCCCTGGGGGTGAAGACTCGGGCCTGGGAGCCTCTGGGATGTGCAGATGACATGCTGCCGCTTCCAGTGGTGTTGGCATTAGCGGAGCCATTCTTGGTGTTGGGTTTCTGGTTGTCGTCCTTGTCTGAGTGACCAATGTCACTTGCGCCACTCTCACTGCCAGTCTCTgaacctctctccctccgtctcttgGGGATCTCCTCATACTCTGAACCCTCACTGCGGGTTTCACTTCGGTTCCTGGCCCTGGCCGGGTTATGCTGGGACCGATCCTGACCATGCCTGCCACCAGGCCCCTCAGCCTTGGACTCCTGGTGGTGACCACCACCAACAGATGGGCGGTAGTCTCTGCCGCTCCGGCCACCCATTCTGCCTCCCCGACTACCAGCAGTGGGCCCAGCACTCGGTGTGTAAGTGCCCCGATAACCACGTCCACGTCCAAAGaactctcctcctcgtccacgactgGCTCTGCTGCCTTTGGGGGGAACTCCTTGGTGATGggagctgctgcctcctctttcGAAGGAGCGGTCTCTGTCCCTTCTTGAGGGCCCTGAAAATCCTGAGGAGTTGCCGTCTACATCTTTGTGCCCTCTGCCCgaccctcccccacctcctcctgagGATCGTTCTTTTCCACCGTTCCTGGGTTTGGCTGTCTGGGCAGGCTCATCTTTAGATGGAGCTGATTGGTTTTGGGAGGCTTCCTGCTTCATGGAAACCAGTTGTCCACCATCTTGATCTTTATCTTTCCCAAAGcctgggtttgttttttcccctccgtcAGCTtccccaccctctctcttcATTTCCTTCAGCACAGGCTTCTTGATTGGGCCAGCTCTCTTGTTGGCATTGCCGCCCCCTGTCTGGTTGGAGGATTTGTGGTCCGATGGAATGTTGGAGGAGTCCTCCCCTCCACGGCTGCTGGTCCCAACTCCTGCATTGTTGGCCCTCCTGCCATGAGAGGAACCCCCACCTATGTTGCTGCTGCCAGGCCGTGGGCCCCACTGGGTCTCAGTCTTATGCTCCCGCCCCCCTCTTTGGTTAGATTTGGGATGGGGATGGTGCTGCTGAGAATGACTGCCATGTTGAGCAGGAGGTGGACTGGAGGTCACTGTGGAATGGGAAGCATATGCTGGGCCTGTTTTCTCTTGTTTCACATGGCCGCTACTGCCAGCATTGCCACTGTTGCTTCtttcactgtgactgtgaccAATGACAGCCTCACCGTCTCTCTGAGATGGGTGATGATGCAGGGCAACTTTGACACTCCCATCTTCCCgggcagaagaggaggaggaggaagaggagcaggaagatgaGAGGGAAGGTTggtggagaggtggagaggagttGGTCTTCTTAGCAGTGGCATCGACAACCCTGTCACGGTTGTTTTCTGGCTTATGGGCGTGGAGGGGGAAGTGAGGCTGCTGAGGGTGGTGgctgtgatggtggtggaggtggaggtgagagtTGTTCTCAACAGGAGGGAGGTCTGCACGACCATTGCGATCATAGTGAGGGTGTGGTGCTCCCCATATCTGGCCCTGCTGGGATCCTCGGGGAGGCCCGTCTTCCTGGTGGGTGAAGCCATGCGGCTGGTTTCCCCTCTCACTCGCcctctgttgctgctgatgGGGGGCCATCCTTCCACCCTGGTCAGGGAAGTTACTGTAGTTGCCCCGCCCACCCATGTAGTGATGAGGATGGTGGCTGCCTCCCTGGCCGCCCACTTGAGAGCCGACGGGAGGAGGGGTCTGATTGGATGTCCCGGAGCTTGAGCCGGGCTGCTGAATGGGTCCCAAAACACCCTCTCGCATTCGGTGTGGGGGAGTGTCACTCCTGAGACAAAAAAGATGGAAAGTTTACAAATGACTAAATTAAACCATGACAAGATTAAAAGCTCCTTTGAAAAGCTTCCATACCTGGGCCCTTTGGCCACATCGTCATCCTCCAGCACCTGCTTCTGCCTCAATGGGGAGGTTAGACCTCGACCCTCCCCTCCGCCAGGGAATACCTCCGGCCCCCAGGCCAGTTTGGGATCCATAGGGGGGGTCCCACGCTGAGGGTGCCCAGGATGCTGCTGTTGCCTGTCAAAGGGGTCTGAACCAGATCCCCCTGAATCAGACCGCTCACGCCCAATAAGCCCTGTGACAGTGAAGGTCAAATATATGAGATCTCTCAATAGATATGTTTACAGAAGATATGTTTGTTTCCCAGCAGAAGACAGATATTGTTCCCTGGACTTTATAGTCATCACATCCTGGTCAATTAGATGCTGTGTGGCCCACCATACATTTGAATCTGATCtaataataattcatcagtACTGTTCTATTTAATTATTCAATCCccctcacttttgtttttccatctcaaaACATTCCATCAGATCTCAGTGCTGATGCCACTTCCACTCACCAGACGGGTGCATGCCAGTTGAATAGTAGTCCATTGGCGGCGGGCGGCCCTGCATCATGCGTGGGTCCATGTAGGGCATCATCATCCAGCGAGGGTCGAAATTCATTGGCAGCGGTGGGGGTCTAACCATATTGCTGGGCTGATACATGGGTCCACCCTGCTTGGGTCCAGGTCCTGGCTGCGGCGTGGGACCCGGTGAAGGACCCTGTGGAGGCTGCGGCTGAGAAGACAGCTGGCTTTGCGATGCCTGactgtgctgctgttgctgctgccactgttgctgctgtttcatGAGCTGCTCCTATAgagaaatgaatgtgacagggAAAATATAGATCAAAGGATGCAACATGCCAGCACTGGTGACCAAGTGGAAATGGGGCGATTATTACTTTTCCCTCTCAATAAACATGCAAAAAGCAAACTAATAAAATGAGTACAAATcccaacctgctgctgcctctgaaaTCGAGGTGGAAGTGACTTCTGGTACTTGGAGTAACCCTGGCTCAGAGGACCACCGGCTTGACGACCTGCTGCCCCTCCTATATTCTCAATCTTCACTGGGTCAATTCCTCTTTCACTTCCACTTCCTGCACGGATGTGAGAACCGCCCACAGTCTCTTCCTTGTTCTCCACTGGTAAAGGTACATCCAGCGTGGGCTGCTGTGGCTGTGACACAGCTGGCTGGGGACACTGTTGGACATCTGGAACCAAGACAGAAGGTTGGAGGTTTGAGTAAGAGGTCATTATCAAGAGACAGAAACTTTATTTGGGCTGCCTGTTTTCTGATGATGAGGAATTATCACTGATCACGTGCCAGAAAAACTCACCTGCACTGGAGTCAtagctgctgttgctgctggctCGCTGTCTGTCGCTGCCTCCAGGACTGGGCCCGGGCTGGACAGTCAGTACTGGAGGCTCCTCAGAGTCCACACAAGGAGATGGCGGCTGGCTGATGTTAGGGGAGGAGGCAGATGCTGAAATAGATGGAGTAGGGCTGCCTGCTGTGGCAGTGGTAGAGTTTCCATCGAGGCTGGGGGTTTTACTGCcgctaccaccaccaccaactaTTTCGCTGccttgctgctgttgctgcttttCATCCAGCCTCTTCAGCTTCTCAGCGCAGGCTGCACgtctttcctcctccatcctccgctcttcctcctcgcgGCGGCGACGTGCTCGTTCCACCGCGGCAGAGATCTCACTGGAGGACTGCTTCCTGCGCTGACGCCAAGTCTCGTCCTCATCTTCCCCCTGGGCCCCATGCACCAGCACGCCCGGCTGGGGAGGAGGGGTAGGGCCTCCTGCTGCAGGCTGAGGCTGGGTGGTGCCAGGCTTCCCAGGGCCTGCAGAGGCACCCTGGTTGTGGGGCCGGTCCTGAACAATTAGAAGATATATGATGCTCTATTACACATGTTTAATTCTAGATTAAATGACAGGGTTGCAATCTTGTTGAGGAATGATTACACTAATTGCACTAAAACTCAAGAGGCAAACTTAAACTTTAAGATGACGTATCTATAAGACCTGTGGGCGGTGGATGAGATAATGATTGAAATGATTCGTCTATGAGGCCGCACCTGGTGATCTACCTGTCGGTAAAAGGAGTAGGGTCCGAGGAGCGGCCCAGGTGGTGGGGAGGACTGCTCCCGGAGACCACTCGATCCAGGGCTGCGCCCCTACATACAGGCAGACACAGTTAGCCATGCTCCACCACAATAATCTACACTGAATAAACAACAAATCTCCGCCCACATACAAGTCTTTGCCCGACAGTTTGCACAAACTGCCCAGTGTTGAAAAGTTTTAGACCGTGTGTCTATCTTGCAGAGGTGGAGCCTTGCCTGTCTGggcaacactttttttgtgttttatttcaacacaCTACCTGGTAGTTTGACGATGCTCCCTGTACCCGCCAGCTATTGCCTCCCTCCTCGGCCCATCCTGACTTGCTGGAGGGAGGTTGGGGGCCATTGTCAGCATTAGAGGGAGGGGTGCGGCGGGTGTCTCCACCACTGTCCGAGGCTCGAGGACGAGAGGCAGCAGGAGGGGCATCCTGAGGCCGCGGCTGCTCACTGAGGTAACGACAGAACAGCTGTTTTAccaacacattaaaatataGCTAGTGTAGCTTTACATTTTAAGCtcaaaaaacagcatttttacCTACACTGATTTAACCACATACCGTGAGTCATTCTGGCTCTCagttctctcctcttctgccccttcctctccatctccttctccttcatcatCACTGAACTTCAACTTTGCAGAGTAATCAATCTCCTCATGAGCCcctgacgaaaaaaaaaaaagaaaagaaaaagacaagaagacATCAGGGCTATATTTGTACCAAACATCCATTAAGTGCGTTTGTGCATACATTTATCAGATACACCTGATCCTCCATTACACACAGCAGGAAATAGTAGGAGGATCAATTGCACTCACAGCCACTATGTCATTCACAACCATTTAGAAGCAAAAGCATTAAATCAATGTGCAATGCATTAGGATACTTTGACATCAGAAGTTTGTCATTTCCCCTTGACAGCTCTTCCtcaatgtgaaaataaattagaacacgttttttcccattttttgaACCATTTGTAATCGAAATCTTGCATATCAGTAAATGAGCATCTTCTGACCTGCCCAACCATCATCTCCATCGTGGTCCAGCTCGTCAAGCTCCTTCAGGTCATCCTGCTTTAAGATAGGAGGTCGATTCACCGCCTCTCCACCTGTGTCACGTAGTCCGCCCTGAGGCCTGCTGTCGGGACCGCGAGAGAACctgaaagaggggaggaggttcTCTGTAAGTGATATGTTataggacaaaaagaaaaaagcaaaatacaattttgacaAAATTTATTCCAGGTCAATTTCAGTGAGTGGTTTTTACCCTCTGGAAAAAAAGTAGCACAATATGAACTTCACAACTTATTTTAGCAAACAACATACCTTGGAGCGGGCCCTTCCCCAGGTCCCGGGTACCTATAGGGCCCTTGAGGGCCATAGGGGGCCGGGAAGGGCAGATATGGAGGATACAtcttaaaagaaagaaaaaaaacagatcagattCAGATACCGATTCTTTTACATCgaggggagaggcagagagaaaaccaaGAGGAAACTTACGAAAGGAGGCATGATCCCTCGGTATTGGGGGAACCCAGGCCCCACAGGCGGCTGGGGCAGAGGCAAGGCGGGGCTGCCCGCAGGAGGGTTCCTAGGTGGCCCGTGGGAGTTTGGAAGGGGGACCCCAGCTGCCCCATCCATCACCAAAGCTCCACCAGTGCCACCCTCCGCTGCCCCCTCCCCAGGCAGGGGGGGTCCCTGGGCTCGGCCCCCACCGTCCCGCCAACTTGTAACGTCTGAGAACAGTGAGCACAAGCAAGGACGCAGCGGTGAGAATAGTTTATGAGCTTTAATGGAATATGTTCAGTGATGCAAAGCCATTTCTTTAGAGAGAGAGCACATCCTTGCAACCTAGATCAATGTCTGTAAAACCTAACATGAAAGGGTTACATTTTATCATGTAATTGTAAATCAATAGATGGGAAACTTTGGCGTTGGCAAGTCTATAGCGACACCAACAAAAGCATTAAGTAAACAATATGAATATGGATGGGCTCATTTTGTGCATTTGAAACGACATGGACTAAATGAATACTAAAATAGTGCTGTTCTGTGTTACTAACTGAACCACTGCCTCAAAATGTTAATCTGTAATTTACAAAGAACGGTACAAGAAGCACCGCTAAAAACtatcttgaaaaaaacattcccccccccaaacactGACATAATCAAATGAGTAGGCATCACTCACTCTGGGGGCGGAGGCTTGGTCCGGGCCCATACCACTGATCTGCAGT from Scophthalmus maximus strain ysfricsl-2021 chromosome 22, ASM2237912v1, whole genome shotgun sequence includes the following:
- the prrc2a gene encoding protein PRRC2A isoform X3, giving the protein MSERSGQTAKGKDGKTKYASLNLFDTYKGKSLETQKPVVPPRHGLQSLGKVASARRMPPPAYLPSLKAENKGNDPNVSLVPKDGTGWASNKEPADPKSTDALSAPQPELQQPVASQTPAPTRPRTPPASEALAPATTQAVGARSWAQASVTHGTQGDVGKGSNQPSPFYREEFPTLQAAGDQDKAGREQGTADQWYGPGPSLRPQNVTSWRDGGGRAQGPPLPGEGAAEGGTGGALVMDGAAGVPLPNSHGPPRNPPAGSPALPLPQPPVGPGFPQYRGIMPPFMYPPYLPFPAPYGPQGPYRYPGPGEGPAPRFSRGPDSRPQGGLRDTGGEAVNRPPILKQDDLKELDELDHDGDDGWAGAHEEIDYSAKLKFSDDEGEGDGEEGAEEERTESQNDSREQPRPQDAPPAASRPRASDSGGDTRRTPPSNADNGPQPPSSKSGWAEEGGNSWRVQGASSNYQDRPHNQGASAGPGKPGTTQPQPAAGGPTPPPQPGVLVHGAQGEDEDETWRQRRKQSSSEISAAVERARRRREEEERRMEEERRAACAEKLKRLDEKQQQQQGSEIVGGGGSGSKTPSLDGNSTTATAGSPTPSISASASSPNISQPPSPCVDSEEPPVLTVQPGPSPGGSDRQRASSNSSYDSSADVQQCPQPAVSQPQQPTLDVPLPVENKEETVGGSHIRAGSGSERGIDPVKIENIGGAAGRQAGGPLSQGYSKYQKSLPPRFQRQQQEQLMKQQQQWQQQQQHSQASQSQLSSQPQPPQGPSPGPTPQPGPGPKQGGPMYQPSNMVRPPPLPMNFDPRWMMMPYMDPRMMQGRPPPMDYYSTGMHPSGLIGRERSDSGGSGSDPFDRQQQHPGHPQRGTPPMDPKLAWGPEVFPGGGEGRGLTSPLRQKQVLEDDDVAKGPRSDTPPHRMREGVLGPIQQPGSSSGTSNQTPPPVGSQVGGQGGSHHPHHYMGGRGNYSNFPDQGGRMAPHQQQQRASERGNQPHGFTHQEDGPPRGSQQGQIWGAPHPHYDRNGRADLPPVENNSHLHLHHHHSHHPQQPHFPLHAHKPENNRDRVVDATAKKTNSSPPLHQPSLSSSCSSSSSSSSAREDGSVKVALHHHPSQRDGEAVIGHSHSERSNSGNAGSSGHVKQEKTGPAYASHSTVTSSPPPAQHGSHSQQHHPHPKSNQRGGREHKTETQWGPRPGSSNIGGGSSHGRRANNAGVGTSSRGGEDSSNIPSDHKSSNQTGGGNANKRAGPIKKPVLKEMKREGGEADGGEKTNPGFGKDKDQDGGQLVSMKQEASQNQSAPSKDEPAQTAKPRNGGKERSSGGGGGGSGRGHKDVDGNSSGFSGPSRRDRDRSFERGGSSSHHQGVPPKGSRASRGRGGEFFGRGRGYRGTYTPSAGPTAGSRGGRMGGRSGRDYRPSVGGGHHQESKAEGPGGRHGQDRSQHNPARARNRSETRSEGSEYEEIPKRRRERGSETGSESGASDIGHSDKDDNQKPNTKNGSANANTTGSGSMSSAHPRGSQARVFTPRGVPSRRGRGGGGSGGSGGGNIYRSGGNVGGPPGGHRVGPSSGSHGGSNKSSTSSRKQQGPPQTHGPKDLGRGGNSGEKKDKIADTSQVQSQGTNPPQPSLPATTPATVGSTENGGVVTQQASTNPTSNSGGPNTLPLPANRGFPPGGFERPPRRRRHGRSQHQQDKPPRFRRLKERENAARINGVGVIGGGRPSSPALNSVQDSNGAPLPAPTTGNSHHANHNAPQNTNSNSGGGHIGNSNSHHHHHYNQGNAVTTHPQHHHSHGAKSPDFTNQNSDQANEEWETASESSDFTEFRDREGGGGGGGGGGGGGGKSYPSHHHHHPGRGGGGGGGVQERDMSGKEPLANKRSFSSQRPGMDRQNRRVNPERAGGGGGRGPRGPPGGGSGGPGNGGGNRGEKRGNWPSPKNRK
- the prrc2a gene encoding protein PRRC2A isoform X2 → MSERSGQTAKGKDGKTKYASLNLFDTYKGKSLETQKPVVPPRHGLQSLGKVASARRMPPPAYLPSLKAENKGNDPNVSLVPKDGTGWASNKEPADPKSTDALSAPQPELQQPVASQTPAPTRPRTPPASEALAPATTQAVGARSWAQASVTHGTQGDVGKGSNQPSPFYREEFPTLQAAGDQDKAGREQGTADQWYGPGPSLRPQNVTSWRDGGGRAQGPPLPGEGAAEGGTGGALVMDGAAGVPLPNSHGPPRNPPAGSPALPLPQPPVGPGFPQYRGIMPPFMYPPYLPFPAPYGPQGPYRYPGPGEGPAPRFSRGPDSRPQGGLRDTGGEAVNRPPILKQDDLKELDELDHDGDDGWAGAHEEIDYSAKLKFSDDEGEGDGEEGAEEERTESQNDSREQPRPQDAPPAASRPRASDSGGDTRRTPPSNADNGPQPPSSKSGWAEEGGNSWRVQGASSNYQGRSPGSSGLREQSSPPPGPLLGPYSFYRQDRPHNQGASAGPGKPGTTQPQPAAGGPTPPPQPGVLVHGAQGEDEDETWRQRRKQSSSEISAAVERARRRREEEERRMEEERRAACAEKLKRLDEKQQQQQGSEIVGGGGSGSKTPSLDGNSTTATAGSPTPSISASASSPNISQPPSPCVDSEEPPVLTVQPGPSPGGSDRQRASSNSSYDSSADVQQCPQPAVSQPQQPTLDVPLPVENKEETVGGSHIRAGSGSERGIDPVKIENIGGAAGRQAGGPLSQGYSKYQKSLPPRFQRQQQEQLMKQQQQWQQQQQHSQASQSQLSSQPQPPQGPSPGPTPQPGPGPKQGGPMYQPSNMVRPPPLPMNFDPRWMMMPYMDPRMMQGRPPPMDYYSTGMHPSGLIGRERSDSGGSGSDPFDRQQQHPGHPQRGTPPMDPKLAWGPEVFPGGGEGRGLTSPLRQKQVLEDDDVAKGPRSDTPPHRMREGVLGPIQQPGSSSGTSNQTPPPVGSQVGGQGGSHHPHHYMGGRGNYSNFPDQGGRMAPHQQQQRASERGNQPHGFTHQEDGPPRGSQQGQIWGAPHPHYDRNGRADLPPVENNSHLHLHHHHSHHPQQPHFPLHAHKPENNRDRVVDATAKKTNSSPPLHQPSLSSSCSSSSSSSSAREDGSVKVALHHHPSQRDGEAVIGHSHSERSNSGNAGSSGHVKQEKTGPAYASHSTVTSSPPPAQHGSHSQQHHPHPKSNQRGGREHKTETQWGPRPGSSNIGGGSSHGRRANNAGVGTSSRGGEDSSNIPSDHKSSNQTGGGNANKRAGPIKKPVLKEMKREGGEADGGEKTNPGFGKDKDQDGGQLVSMKQEASQNQSAPSKDEPAQTAKPRNGGKERSSGGGGGGSGRGHKDVDGNSSGFSGPSRRDRDRSFERGGSSSHHQGVPPKGSRASRGRGGEFFGRGRGYRGTYTPSAGPTAGSRGGRMGGRSGRDYRPSVGGGHHQESKAEGPGGRHGQDRSQHNPARARNRSETRSEGSEYEEIPKRRRERGSETGSESGASDIGHSDKDDNQKPNTKNGSANANTTGSGSMSSAHPRGSQARVFTPRGVPSRRGRGGGGSGGSGGGNIYRSGGNVGGPPGGHRVGPSSGSHGGSNKSSTSSRKQQGPPQTHGPKDLGRGGNSGEKKDKIADTSQVQSQGTNPPQPSLPATTPATVGSTENGGVVTQQASTNPTSNSGGPNTLPLPANRGFPPGGFERPPRRRRHGRSQHQQDKPPRFRRLKERENAARINGVGVIGGGRPSSPALNSVQDSNGAPLPAPTTGNSHHANHNAPQNTNSNSGGGHIGNSNSHHHHHYNQGNAVTTHPQHHHSHGAKSPDFTNQNSDQANEEWETASESSDFTEFRDREGGGGGGGGGGGGGGKSYPSHHHHHPGRGGGGGGGVQERDMSGKEPLANKRSFSSQRPGMDRQNRRVNPERAGGGGGRGPRGPPGGGSGGPGNGGGNRGEKRGNWPSPKNRK
- the prrc2a gene encoding protein PRRC2A isoform X1, producing MSERSGQTAKGKDGKTKYASLNLFDTYKGKSLETQKPVVPPRHGLQSLGKVASARRMPPPAYLPSLKAENKGNDPNVSLVPKDGTGWASNKEPADPKSTDALSAPQPELQQPVASQTPAPTRPRTPPASEALAPATTQAVGARSWAQASVTHGTQGDVGKGSNQPSPFYREEFPTLQAAGDQDKAGREQGTADQWYGPGPSLRPQNVTSWRDGGGRAQGPPLPGEGAAEGGTGGALVMDGAAGVPLPNSHGPPRNPPAGSPALPLPQPPVGPGFPQYRGIMPPFMYPPYLPFPAPYGPQGPYRYPGPGEGPAPRFSRGPDSRPQGGLRDTGGEAVNRPPILKQDDLKELDELDHDGDDGWAGAHEEIDYSAKLKFSDDEGEGDGEEGAEEERTESQNDSREQPRPQDAPPAASRPRASDSGGDTRRTPPSNADNGPQPPSSKSGWAEEGGNSWRVQGASSNYQGRSPGSSGLREQSSPPPGPLLGPYSFYRQVDHQDRPHNQGASAGPGKPGTTQPQPAAGGPTPPPQPGVLVHGAQGEDEDETWRQRRKQSSSEISAAVERARRRREEEERRMEEERRAACAEKLKRLDEKQQQQQGSEIVGGGGSGSKTPSLDGNSTTATAGSPTPSISASASSPNISQPPSPCVDSEEPPVLTVQPGPSPGGSDRQRASSNSSYDSSADVQQCPQPAVSQPQQPTLDVPLPVENKEETVGGSHIRAGSGSERGIDPVKIENIGGAAGRQAGGPLSQGYSKYQKSLPPRFQRQQQEQLMKQQQQWQQQQQHSQASQSQLSSQPQPPQGPSPGPTPQPGPGPKQGGPMYQPSNMVRPPPLPMNFDPRWMMMPYMDPRMMQGRPPPMDYYSTGMHPSGLIGRERSDSGGSGSDPFDRQQQHPGHPQRGTPPMDPKLAWGPEVFPGGGEGRGLTSPLRQKQVLEDDDVAKGPRSDTPPHRMREGVLGPIQQPGSSSGTSNQTPPPVGSQVGGQGGSHHPHHYMGGRGNYSNFPDQGGRMAPHQQQQRASERGNQPHGFTHQEDGPPRGSQQGQIWGAPHPHYDRNGRADLPPVENNSHLHLHHHHSHHPQQPHFPLHAHKPENNRDRVVDATAKKTNSSPPLHQPSLSSSCSSSSSSSSAREDGSVKVALHHHPSQRDGEAVIGHSHSERSNSGNAGSSGHVKQEKTGPAYASHSTVTSSPPPAQHGSHSQQHHPHPKSNQRGGREHKTETQWGPRPGSSNIGGGSSHGRRANNAGVGTSSRGGEDSSNIPSDHKSSNQTGGGNANKRAGPIKKPVLKEMKREGGEADGGEKTNPGFGKDKDQDGGQLVSMKQEASQNQSAPSKDEPAQTAKPRNGGKERSSGGGGGGSGRGHKDVDGNSSGFSGPSRRDRDRSFERGGSSSHHQGVPPKGSRASRGRGGEFFGRGRGYRGTYTPSAGPTAGSRGGRMGGRSGRDYRPSVGGGHHQESKAEGPGGRHGQDRSQHNPARARNRSETRSEGSEYEEIPKRRRERGSETGSESGASDIGHSDKDDNQKPNTKNGSANANTTGSGSMSSAHPRGSQARVFTPRGVPSRRGRGGGGSGGSGGGNIYRSGGNVGGPPGGHRVGPSSGSHGGSNKSSTSSRKQQGPPQTHGPKDLGRGGNSGEKKDKIADTSQVQSQGTNPPQPSLPATTPATVGSTENGGVVTQQASTNPTSNSGGPNTLPLPANRGFPPGGFERPPRRRRHGRSQHQQDKPPRFRRLKERENAARINGVGVIGGGRPSSPALNSVQDSNGAPLPAPTTGNSHHANHNAPQNTNSNSGGGHIGNSNSHHHHHYNQGNAVTTHPQHHHSHGAKSPDFTNQNSDQANEEWETASESSDFTEFRDREGGGGGGGGGGGGGGKSYPSHHHHHPGRGGGGGGGVQERDMSGKEPLANKRSFSSQRPGMDRQNRRVNPERAGGGGGRGPRGPPGGGSGGPGNGGGNRGEKRGNWPSPKNRK